A single window of Enterobacteriaceae bacterium ESL0689 DNA harbors:
- a CDS encoding molecular chaperone yields the protein MKYNFLWFFFIAVVTDMANASVVMTGTRVIFPSSVMEKTIQLKNPDPQPYVVQLQMTDENGKADKNSIFSPLPPVFRMEPNTGQSVRLIFTGRGLPEDKESVFYFDFTQLPALQKDQKDQNQLVIAVRNRVKIFYRPVSLEGMQDDAYQALNFSVVNGKFNVDNPTGFYMSIREAKLSINGQSIKLADSVMLSPKSKTLWPLSEKITILTGARLQLILVNDYGGDIKRERVL from the coding sequence ATGAAATATAATTTTTTATGGTTTTTTTTTATTGCCGTTGTGACCGATATGGCTAATGCAAGCGTGGTGATGACCGGAACAAGAGTTATTTTTCCATCATCGGTCATGGAAAAAACTATCCAGTTGAAAAATCCGGACCCACAACCTTATGTCGTCCAGTTACAGATGACCGATGAGAATGGTAAAGCAGATAAAAATTCAATATTCTCTCCGCTACCGCCGGTATTCCGTATGGAACCCAATACCGGGCAGTCAGTGAGGTTAATTTTCACCGGCAGAGGGCTTCCTGAGGATAAAGAATCTGTTTTCTATTTTGATTTCACTCAGTTGCCTGCTCTGCAAAAAGATCAAAAAGATCAAAATCAACTGGTCATTGCGGTCCGTAACAGAGTAAAAATATTTTATCGTCCGGTTTCGCTTGAAGGAATGCAGGATGATGCTTATCAGGCGTTGAATTTCAGTGTCGTCAATGGAAAATTCAATGTCGACAATCCGACCGGTTTTTATATGTCGATAAGAGAAGCTAAATTATCAATAAATGGTCAAAGCATAAAGCTTGCTGACAGTGTTATGCTTTCTCCTAAATCAAAAACATTATGGCCGTTATCTGAAAAAATTACGATATTAACTGGCGCTCGATTGCAATTGATATTGGTGAATGACTATGGCGGTGACATCAAAAGAGAAAGAGTTTTATGA
- a CDS encoding fimbrial biogenesis outer membrane usher protein, with translation MLNPVICVLANEESKKLSDKDHDYIFDPSLFKGGDFDQSVLEKLTHPDAIAPGEYKLDVYVNQVFIGNYTIAFVDDNDKVIPCFSAGLIRDIDFKETNITTEGSEKKCYFMSAISPQARLKTDLSIFKLSIIVPQALLKNKPQGYVNPDNYDTGANIGFINYITNYYHVSYSGNNISDQNSAWLSINGGLNIATWQYRQLSTATWREKNGHNWDNIRSYVQRPIPMINSQFMAGQLITNGRFFSGMNYNGVNLSTADAMLPESMRGYAPIVRGIATSNARVTISQNGQNIYQTTVPPGAFEINDLYPTSNSGDLQIQVTEADGTVKTFMVPFSAVLESMRPGVSHYDLTTGRTRNTRKKITFADGIYQRGLTNAITANSGIRIAQDYFAAVLGSVYTSRIGAVGMDATFSHAKILQNRHEGWMGHLSWSKSFQPTGTTVSLAGYRYSTSGYRELTDIAGARDNDPESLNWMSYANSQRSRFDITVSQNMQEFGNLFITGATQNYRNGRSRDTQLQFGYNQSFAYDINMNLSVTRQRTGSSYDSGTMETATALAFSIPLFTSNPRGVNLSTSYNHSSNGGDQYQLTASGMIDEAQTASYNLSAMRDQEYNQTVFSANLQQRLSRVTLGLNASSGKNYWQASGNAQGALAVHSGGVTFGPYLGDTFALVEAQGAAGAKLFNSTQTTIDSRGYALIPTVTAYRYNNVSLDPQGIEGNAEVLDSQKRVAPVAGAGVKVKFRTRSGAALLIKTLMKNGSSLPMGAEVYNAKNEVVGITGQGGQVYVRVEQTKGKLWVRHGHNQCVIPYDLTNKDTKSPLINLTLDCIDPKSENAQ, from the coding sequence GTGTTGAATCCAGTCATCTGTGTTCTTGCCAATGAAGAGAGCAAGAAGTTATCGGATAAGGATCATGATTATATTTTTGATCCCTCACTGTTTAAAGGCGGTGATTTTGATCAATCGGTGCTTGAGAAACTGACTCATCCGGATGCTATTGCGCCTGGTGAGTATAAATTAGATGTTTATGTTAACCAGGTTTTTATTGGTAACTACACGATTGCTTTCGTTGATGATAATGACAAGGTGATTCCCTGTTTTAGTGCGGGATTAATTCGTGATATTGATTTCAAAGAAACCAACATCACCACTGAGGGGAGTGAGAAGAAATGTTATTTTATGTCTGCCATATCACCACAGGCGCGGTTGAAAACGGATTTGTCCATCTTTAAGCTGTCGATTATCGTTCCGCAGGCACTGTTAAAAAACAAACCACAGGGGTATGTTAATCCTGATAATTATGATACCGGTGCGAATATAGGATTCATTAATTACATTACAAACTATTATCATGTATCCTATTCAGGTAATAATATCAGTGATCAGAACTCGGCGTGGCTCTCGATTAATGGCGGGTTAAATATTGCTACCTGGCAATACCGGCAGTTAAGTACGGCCACATGGCGTGAGAAAAATGGTCATAACTGGGATAATATCAGAAGCTATGTGCAACGCCCCATCCCGATGATAAACAGTCAGTTTATGGCTGGTCAGCTGATTACCAATGGTCGTTTCTTTTCAGGGATGAATTATAATGGCGTTAATTTGTCCACGGCAGATGCGATGCTTCCTGAGTCGATGCGTGGTTATGCTCCGATTGTCAGAGGAATAGCAACCAGTAATGCCAGGGTCACCATCAGTCAAAATGGACAAAATATATATCAAACCACAGTACCGCCCGGTGCATTTGAAATTAACGACCTGTATCCGACAAGCAATAGCGGTGATTTGCAGATTCAGGTGACGGAGGCGGATGGTACAGTAAAAACATTTATGGTGCCGTTTTCTGCGGTTCTTGAATCGATGCGACCCGGCGTATCTCATTATGACCTGACAACAGGTCGTACCCGCAATACGCGAAAAAAAATAACCTTTGCCGATGGTATTTATCAACGCGGTCTGACTAACGCCATCACAGCGAATAGCGGCATTCGTATTGCACAGGATTATTTTGCGGCGGTATTAGGATCAGTATATACCAGCCGCATAGGGGCAGTGGGGATGGATGCCACGTTTTCTCACGCAAAAATATTGCAAAATCGTCATGAAGGATGGATGGGACACCTCTCATGGAGTAAATCATTTCAGCCTACCGGAACGACGGTTTCGCTTGCTGGTTATCGTTATTCAACCAGCGGATACCGTGAGCTGACTGATATTGCCGGAGCGCGTGATAACGATCCAGAAAGCCTTAACTGGATGAGCTATGCCAACTCACAGCGTTCACGTTTTGACATCACGGTGAGCCAGAACATGCAGGAGTTCGGTAATCTTTTTATTACCGGCGCAACACAGAATTATCGTAACGGACGTTCAAGGGATACGCAGTTACAGTTTGGTTACAACCAGAGTTTTGCTTACGATATTAATATGAACTTATCGGTGACGCGGCAACGTACAGGAAGTTCTTATGATAGCGGGACAATGGAAACAGCCACCGCGCTGGCATTTTCTATCCCCTTATTTACCAGCAACCCACGCGGAGTCAACCTGAGCACTTCTTATAACCATAGTAGTAACGGGGGTGACCAGTATCAGCTGACAGCTTCGGGTATGATCGATGAAGCGCAGACAGCCAGTTATAACCTTAGCGCCATGCGCGATCAGGAATATAACCAGACGGTTTTTAGTGCCAATCTTCAGCAGCGTCTGTCCCGAGTCACACTGGGTCTTAATGCATCCAGCGGTAAGAATTACTGGCAGGCCAGCGGCAATGCGCAAGGCGCACTTGCTGTTCATTCAGGCGGCGTGACCTTCGGGCCTTACCTGGGCGATACTTTTGCGCTGGTTGAAGCGCAGGGCGCCGCAGGGGCAAAACTTTTTAACTCCACGCAAACAACCATTGACAGCAGAGGTTATGCGCTGATTCCCACAGTAACGGCATATCGTTACAACAATGTTTCGCTTGATCCACAAGGTATTGAGGGTAATGCGGAAGTGCTGGATAGCCAGAAACGGGTTGCACCTGTTGCCGGAGCGGGCGTTAAAGTTAAATTCCGTACCCGGTCAGGCGCTGCCTTGCTGATAAAAACCCTGATGAAAAATGGGAGTAGTCTTCCTATGGGCGCCGAAGTTTACAACGCTAAAAATGAAGTCGTCGGTATTACCGGCCAGGGGGGGCAGGTCTATGTCCGCGTCGAGCAAACAAAAGGAAAACTATGGGTTCGTCATGGGCATAATCAGTGTGTGATCCCTTATGATTTGACTAATAAGGATACTAAATCCCCGCTGATTAATCTGACTTTAGATTGTATCGATCCGAAAAGTGAGAATGCGCAATGA
- a CDS encoding fimbrial protein, with product MNSKLTKMFAITAMAALPYSVMATPTITFEGEVTSQTCAVQINGQDNYTSILLPTVAMSDFGSPLAAGQTAGLTPFTISVTGCTAASTSLAIKTKFNGHNVDSTLGVLGNTRTGSDAASGFALQLLSGTSGSVVHLNGITEVAGLVLPANQTSASHEFAVQYYSLGTNGTTGKITAVTEYAVSYL from the coding sequence ATGAACAGTAAATTGACAAAGATGTTCGCCATAACTGCAATGGCCGCACTACCATATTCGGTCATGGCAACCCCAACCATCACTTTTGAGGGGGAAGTCACCTCTCAAACTTGTGCAGTACAGATTAACGGTCAAGATAATTATACCTCGATCCTATTGCCTACAGTGGCGATGAGTGATTTTGGATCGCCACTTGCAGCGGGTCAGACTGCTGGGCTGACTCCGTTCACTATTTCAGTCACGGGTTGCACAGCGGCATCAACCAGTCTGGCTATTAAAACCAAGTTCAATGGTCATAATGTGGATTCGACATTAGGTGTTCTCGGTAACACAAGAACCGGAAGCGACGCCGCCAGCGGATTTGCGCTCCAGTTACTTTCGGGTACCAGTGGTTCGGTGGTGCATTTAAATGGTATCACTGAGGTTGCTGGTCTGGTATTACCTGCAAACCAAACCTCTGCCAGCCATGAATTTGCTGTGCAGTATTATTCTTTAGGTACCAACGGTACTACAGGGAAAATTACGGCTGTTACTGAATATGCGGTAAGTTATCTGTAA
- the dauA gene encoding C4-dicarboxylic acid transporter DauA, translated as MNRLLSLHVMPCSAFIDACWKEKYTFGRLIRDAIAGITVGIIAIPLAMALAIASGVPPQYGLYTSAIAGIVIALTGGSRFSVSGPTAAFVVILYPVSQQFGLSGLLVATLLSGIFLILFGLARLGRLIEYIPLPVTLGFTSGIGITIATMQIKDFLGLQISHMPEHYLQKLGALIMALPTINPCDTAIGIVTLGTLIIWPRLGIRLPGHLPALLMGCATMLICHLLGGHAATIGSQFHYLLADGSQGNGIPPLLPQLMLPWQIPGADFTLNWHSLKALLPVAFSMAMLGAIESLLCAVVLDGMTGTKYKANSELVGQGIGNIIAPFFGGITATAAIARSAANVRAGATSPIAAVIHSLLVIMALLVLAPLLSWLPLSAMAALLLMVAWNMSDARNIINLLRHAPKDDIVVMLMCMSLTILFDMVIAIGVGIVLASLLFMRRIARMTHLAPVNVNLPDDVLVLRVIGPLFFAAAEGLFNDLQKRISGKRIVLLEWDAVPVLDAGGLDALQRFVSKLPEGCELRIASLEFQPLRTFARAGVQPIPGRLRFYADRHAALADILS; from the coding sequence GTGAACCGTTTGCTTTCTTTACACGTCATGCCGTGCAGCGCGTTTATTGATGCCTGCTGGAAAGAAAAATATACCTTTGGCCGTCTGATACGTGATGCGATCGCCGGAATTACGGTAGGCATTATTGCGATCCCGCTGGCAATGGCTTTAGCGATTGCCAGCGGTGTTCCCCCCCAATACGGACTTTATACCTCCGCTATCGCCGGTATTGTTATTGCGCTGACCGGCGGTTCACGTTTCAGTGTCTCCGGCCCTACCGCCGCGTTCGTGGTAATCCTCTATCCGGTATCACAGCAATTCGGTTTATCAGGATTACTGGTTGCCACCTTATTGTCCGGGATATTCTTAATTCTTTTCGGTCTGGCGCGATTGGGTCGCCTGATTGAATATATTCCTCTGCCAGTCACGCTCGGTTTTACTTCCGGTATCGGTATCACGATTGCGACAATGCAAATTAAAGACTTTTTAGGTCTGCAGATATCACATATGCCGGAACACTACCTGCAAAAACTCGGCGCGCTGATAATGGCACTGCCAACAATCAATCCTTGCGATACGGCAATTGGCATCGTCACTCTCGGAACATTGATAATATGGCCGCGTCTGGGAATTCGCCTGCCAGGCCACCTCCCCGCCTTACTGATGGGCTGTGCCACGATGCTGATATGCCATCTGTTGGGAGGTCATGCCGCCACGATTGGCTCACAGTTCCACTATCTGTTAGCCGATGGCAGTCAGGGGAACGGTATTCCACCTTTGCTGCCACAACTGATGCTACCGTGGCAAATCCCCGGTGCTGATTTTACCCTTAACTGGCACTCGCTGAAGGCCCTGCTGCCGGTCGCCTTTTCGATGGCGATGCTGGGTGCCATAGAGTCCCTACTGTGTGCCGTGGTGCTGGATGGCATGACCGGCACAAAATATAAAGCAAATAGCGAGCTGGTTGGCCAGGGGATTGGTAACATCATCGCCCCTTTCTTTGGCGGCATCACCGCAACGGCCGCCATTGCGCGATCCGCAGCGAATGTTCGCGCTGGTGCCACATCACCGATTGCTGCGGTGATCCACTCACTTCTGGTGATCATGGCGCTCCTCGTGCTGGCGCCCCTGCTCTCATGGCTGCCTCTTTCGGCTATGGCGGCATTGCTACTGATGGTCGCATGGAATATGAGTGATGCACGTAACATCATTAATTTGCTGCGCCATGCACCGAAAGATGACATTGTGGTGATGCTGATGTGCATGTCTTTAACCATTCTGTTTGATATGGTTATCGCTATCGGTGTCGGGATTGTTCTGGCCTCACTGCTGTTTATGCGCCGCATTGCACGGATGACCCATCTGGCACCCGTCAATGTTAATCTTCCTGATGATGTTCTGGTCTTGCGAGTCATTGGGCCGCTGTTTTTCGCCGCTGCTGAAGGGCTGTTTAACGATCTGCAAAAGCGAATTAGCGGTAAGCGCATCGTGCTGCTGGAGTGGGATGCGGTTCCGGTACTGGATGCCGGAGGTCTGGATGCCCTTCAGCGTTTTGTTAGCAAGTTGCCTGAGGGCTGTGAACTGCGGATCGCCAGTCTTGAATTTCAGCCATTACGCACTTTTGCCCGCGCGGGCGTACAACCGATCCCAGGACGCCTGCGCTTTTATGCTGATCGTCATGCTGCTTTAGCGGATATTTTATCCTGA
- a CDS encoding molecular chaperone has protein sequence MSVARYLLAVLGILSISAHGGIMPSRSRIIYSSDNKDASIMLVNTNDYPVVVQTWIDNGEGSPDIQDMPFVSIPPLFYLEPAAIKAVRVLYNKAALPQDKESLFWFNMYEIPPEHKELTADNSVLVTMNTQIKLFYRPHGLTMTSDQAIQKIVCSLYDKASVSCYNPTPVHISVTDVQLWLSEAASVKATNEEYLIKPFGKNLYHFKDAVAPLKMALQYIDDAGNTSEHVITLKK, from the coding sequence ATGAGCGTAGCACGATATCTTCTGGCGGTTTTAGGTATTTTGTCGATCAGTGCTCATGGCGGAATCATGCCCTCCCGGTCACGAATTATATACAGTTCTGACAATAAAGATGCGAGCATCATGCTGGTTAATACCAATGATTATCCGGTGGTTGTACAGACCTGGATTGATAATGGCGAGGGCTCGCCTGATATACAGGATATGCCTTTTGTCAGTATTCCACCGCTGTTTTATCTTGAGCCCGCTGCCATCAAGGCGGTTCGGGTGTTATACAATAAGGCAGCACTCCCGCAGGATAAAGAGTCTCTTTTCTGGTTTAATATGTATGAAATACCCCCTGAGCATAAGGAACTGACAGCGGATAACAGTGTTCTGGTGACCATGAATACACAGATTAAATTATTTTATCGCCCCCACGGCCTAACCATGACTTCTGATCAGGCAATACAGAAAATCGTGTGCAGCTTATACGATAAGGCGTCTGTTTCGTGTTATAACCCGACCCCTGTTCATATTTCAGTTACCGATGTTCAGCTCTGGCTGTCCGAAGCGGCTTCAGTTAAAGCAACGAATGAAGAGTATCTCATCAAGCCATTTGGTAAAAATCTTTACCATTTTAAAGATGCCGTAGCACCGTTGAAAATGGCACTGCAATATATTGACGATGCAGGCAATACATCCGAGCATGTTATCACTTTAAAAAAGTGA
- the ychF gene encoding redox-regulated ATPase YchF, whose translation MGFKCGIVGLPNVGKSTLFNALTKAGIEAANFPFCTIEPNTGVVPMPDPRLDKLAEIVKPQRILPTTMEFVDIAGLVKGASKGEGLGNQFLTNIRETEAIGHVVRCFENDNIIHVNNKVDPADDIDVINTELALSDLDTCERAIHRVQKKAKGGDKEAKAELAALEKCLPQLENAGMLRALKSLTAEDKAAIKYLSFLTLKPTMYIANVNEDGFENNPYLDKVREIAAAEGAVVVAVCAAIEADIAELDDAERDEFMADLGLSEPGLNRVIRAGYELLNLQTYFTAGVKEVRAWTIPVGATAPQAAGKIHTDFEKGFIRAQTVSYEDFIACKGEQGAKEAGKMRAEGKDYIVKDGDVMNFLFNV comes from the coding sequence ATGGGATTCAAATGCGGTATCGTCGGTTTGCCTAACGTTGGCAAATCCACCTTGTTCAATGCGCTCACCAAAGCGGGTATTGAAGCAGCTAATTTTCCCTTCTGTACTATTGAGCCGAACACCGGTGTCGTGCCGATGCCTGATCCGCGTCTGGATAAGCTGGCCGAAATCGTCAAACCACAACGTATTCTGCCGACCACAATGGAATTTGTCGATATCGCCGGCCTGGTCAAAGGGGCGTCAAAAGGTGAAGGTCTGGGGAATCAGTTTCTGACAAATATCCGTGAAACCGAAGCTATCGGCCATGTTGTACGTTGCTTTGAGAATGACAACATTATTCATGTCAATAACAAAGTCGACCCGGCTGACGATATCGATGTTATCAATACCGAACTGGCCTTGTCCGATCTTGATACCTGTGAACGGGCTATCCATCGTGTACAGAAAAAAGCTAAAGGGGGGGATAAAGAGGCTAAAGCAGAACTGGCTGCCCTGGAAAAATGCCTGCCACAGCTTGAAAATGCCGGCATGTTACGCGCATTAAAAAGCCTGACCGCGGAAGATAAAGCGGCGATAAAATACCTGAGCTTCCTGACGTTAAAACCGACAATGTATATTGCCAATGTCAATGAAGACGGTTTCGAAAATAACCCTTATCTGGATAAAGTGCGGGAAATTGCTGCCGCTGAAGGTGCCGTCGTGGTTGCGGTATGCGCCGCCATTGAGGCAGATATTGCCGAACTGGATGATGCCGAACGTGATGAATTTATGGCCGATCTCGGGCTGAGCGAGCCGGGGCTGAATCGCGTCATTCGCGCCGGTTATGAGCTGCTGAATCTGCAAACCTATTTTACCGCTGGCGTCAAAGAGGTGCGGGCATGGACAATTCCGGTCGGTGCCACAGCACCGCAAGCCGCCGGTAAAATTCATACCGATTTCGAAAAAGGCTTTATTCGCGCCCAGACAGTCTCTTATGAAGACTTTATCGCCTGTAAGGGTGAACAGGGCGCAAAAGAGGCCGGTAAAATGCGTGCCGAAGGTAAAGACTATATCGTTAAAGATGGCGATGTGATGAACTTCCTGTTCAATGTCTGA
- a CDS encoding fimbrial protein — protein sequence MSHYFSLLKRLSALVLCGLSSPLWATCTSSGVSQTEDGRSALIPFGKVNLFDTHFLPVGALISSVVVPPTNYTYGGATASSVLWTCDSTDLPDIYFLVATNGDDRVGGYYDLGAADGNPDVYATYFAYVGLKQTMDSVVISRNWKKVPVRSYATSGTKIQIRLQDIPPLQAELYRVSTLPGTSAASSYCGNNNNAGSGIVYGTTTGAGYSCAQPNAYIQLVGPGLTHDQAGEDSKDNFSFWGADNGFGYGMRSVNRLYNTPTCVAKSATSLVLLPTISINDLNNGQTSTASFSVSVECSNNVASGTASSQTALGFQVSAGAYSAAQTLGLVNNSGGVSMLLSDNYNASTAAHGVGINIAYSNAPATPLTFIGQFGTNPLNSAYMGRAAGWYPVLENAEAAASTVAGYTDYNYHFIASLKKIEGQTVTAGKVRSTVTVLVKVQ from the coding sequence ATGAGTCACTATTTCTCTTTATTAAAACGTCTGTCTGCGCTGGTATTATGCGGGCTTTCATCCCCCTTATGGGCCACCTGTACCTCATCAGGCGTCAGCCAGACAGAGGATGGCCGATCAGCATTAATTCCGTTTGGTAAAGTCAATTTATTCGATACTCATTTTTTGCCGGTTGGTGCTCTTATCAGTAGCGTGGTGGTACCGCCCACCAATTATACTTATGGCGGCGCGACAGCCTCGAGTGTATTATGGACATGTGACAGCACCGATCTGCCTGATATCTATTTTCTGGTTGCGACCAATGGTGACGATCGGGTGGGGGGCTATTATGATCTTGGCGCAGCCGACGGGAACCCTGATGTTTACGCAACCTATTTCGCATACGTTGGGTTGAAACAAACCATGGACAGCGTTGTTATCAGCCGAAACTGGAAAAAAGTACCCGTGAGGAGTTACGCCACATCGGGGACTAAAATTCAGATCAGATTACAGGATATCCCCCCGCTTCAGGCTGAATTATATCGGGTATCGACTTTACCGGGTACCAGTGCTGCCTCAAGTTATTGTGGTAATAATAATAATGCCGGTTCCGGTATTGTCTATGGCACCACCACCGGTGCGGGTTATAGTTGTGCTCAACCGAATGCCTATATACAACTGGTTGGCCCCGGCCTGACTCATGATCAAGCGGGGGAAGATAGTAAGGATAACTTTTCTTTTTGGGGGGCGGATAATGGCTTTGGGTATGGGATGCGTTCAGTCAATCGCCTGTATAACACGCCTACTTGTGTGGCAAAAAGCGCTACCTCGCTTGTATTACTGCCCACTATTTCGATTAATGATTTAAATAATGGACAAACCAGCACCGCCTCCTTTTCTGTTAGCGTTGAGTGCAGTAATAATGTAGCTTCGGGCACGGCAAGTTCTCAGACCGCGCTAGGTTTTCAGGTTTCTGCTGGTGCCTACAGTGCAGCCCAGACATTAGGACTCGTGAATAACAGTGGTGGGGTGAGTATGCTATTGTCCGATAATTATAATGCTTCAACGGCAGCGCATGGTGTAGGAATAAACATTGCCTATAGCAATGCGCCAGCGACGCCTTTGACCTTCATTGGTCAGTTCGGAACCAATCCTTTGAACAGCGCTTATATGGGCCGTGCGGCGGGCTGGTATCCGGTACTGGAGAATGCCGAAGCAGCGGCCAGCACAGTTGCGGGCTATACCGATTATAATTACCATTTTATTGCATCACTGAAAAAAATAGAGGGGCAGACAGTCACCGCCGGTAAAGTTCGTTCTACCGTCACCGTACTGGTAAAAGTACAATGA
- the pth gene encoding aminoacyl-tRNA hydrolase — protein MTIKLIVGLANPGAEYAATRHNAGAWYVDLLAERYRAPLREESKFFGYTARINLADNDLRLLVPTTFMNLSGKAVAAMATFYRIKPDEILVAHDELDLPPGVARFKSGGGHGGHNGLKDIISKLGNTSDFHRLRLGIGHPGDKNKVVGFVLGKPTAREQPLIDEAIDEATRCTEIWLKEGLSKATQRLHAFKAA, from the coding sequence GTGACCATAAAACTGATTGTAGGACTGGCCAATCCTGGTGCTGAATATGCGGCAACAAGGCACAATGCCGGTGCCTGGTATGTTGATTTACTGGCTGAACGCTATCGGGCGCCGCTACGCGAAGAGAGTAAATTCTTCGGCTATACCGCACGGATTAATCTTGCCGATAATGATCTTCGCCTGCTGGTTCCGACCACCTTTATGAATCTGAGCGGTAAGGCCGTGGCAGCAATGGCGACATTCTACCGCATTAAGCCAGATGAAATTCTGGTGGCGCATGACGAGCTGGATTTACCGCCAGGAGTAGCCAGATTTAAATCCGGCGGCGGTCACGGAGGTCATAATGGCCTAAAAGATATCATCAGCAAGCTGGGAAATACCTCTGACTTTCACCGCTTACGTCTCGGTATTGGCCATCCTGGTGATAAAAATAAAGTGGTGGGCTTTGTTTTAGGTAAACCGACTGCCCGTGAACAGCCGCTGATTGACGAAGCGATCGATGAAGCAACACGCTGCACTGAGATCTGGCTAAAAGAGGGGCTGAGTAAAGCCACCCAACGTTTACATGCTTTTAAAGCCGCATAG
- the ychH gene encoding stress-induced protein YchH — MTRKQASFIGNILIITGLVVMSIGIGCAILNQLPQLEMPQLFSHSAILGIFVGAILWLVGARIGGHEQIDDRYWWVRHYDKRCRHDPRRNS, encoded by the coding sequence ATGACGCGCAAACAGGCTTCGTTTATCGGTAATATATTGATAATCACTGGGTTAGTGGTTATGTCCATCGGCATTGGCTGCGCCATTTTAAATCAGCTCCCCCAGCTTGAAATGCCGCAGCTTTTTTCACATAGCGCGATACTGGGCATCTTTGTTGGTGCGATCCTTTGGCTGGTGGGAGCCCGCATTGGCGGGCATGAGCAGATTGACGACAGGTACTGGTGGGTACGTCATTATGATAAGCGCTGTCGCCATGATCCACGCCGCAATAGCTGA
- a CDS encoding ribose-phosphate pyrophosphokinase — protein sequence MPDMKLFAGNATPELAQRIADRLYTSLGDAAVGRFSDGEVSVQINENVRGGDIFIIQSTCAPTNDNLMELVVMVDALRRASAGRITAVIPYFGYARQDRRVRSARVPITAKVVADFLSSVGVDRVLTVDLHAEQIQGFFDVPVDNVFGSPILLEDILQRNLDNPVVVSPDIGGVVRARAIAKLLNDTEMAIIDKRRPRANVSQVMHVIGDVAGRDCIVVDDMIDTGGTLCKAAEALKERGANRVFAYATHPIFSGNAPQNIKNSVIDEFVVCDTIPLTPEIKALNKVRMLTLSGMLAEAIRRISNEESISAMFEH from the coding sequence GTGCCTGATATGAAGCTTTTTGCTGGTAACGCTACGCCGGAACTAGCACAACGTATTGCCGACCGTCTGTATACCTCTCTCGGCGACGCCGCTGTAGGTCGCTTTAGCGATGGTGAAGTCAGCGTACAAATCAATGAAAATGTACGTGGTGGTGATATTTTCATCATCCAGTCTACTTGTGCGCCTACCAATGACAATCTGATGGAGCTGGTTGTTATGGTGGATGCGCTGCGTCGCGCTTCGGCGGGTCGTATTACGGCCGTTATCCCTTACTTCGGTTACGCGCGTCAGGATCGCCGGGTTCGTTCTGCGCGGGTGCCAATCACCGCAAAAGTAGTCGCCGATTTCCTGTCCAGCGTTGGAGTCGATCGGGTTCTGACCGTTGACCTGCATGCTGAACAGATCCAGGGCTTCTTTGATGTTCCGGTCGATAACGTATTCGGTAGCCCCATTCTGCTGGAAGATATTCTGCAACGAAACCTCGACAACCCGGTGGTTGTGTCTCCTGATATCGGTGGTGTGGTACGTGCCCGAGCCATTGCCAAACTGCTTAACGATACCGAGATGGCCATCATCGATAAACGTCGCCCGCGCGCTAATGTTTCCCAGGTTATGCACGTCATCGGTGATGTTGCTGGCCGTGATTGCATCGTGGTCGATGATATGATCGATACCGGTGGCACACTGTGTAAAGCAGCAGAAGCACTGAAAGAGCGGGGAGCTAATCGCGTATTCGCCTACGCGACCCACCCGATATTCTCCGGCAATGCCCCCCAGAATATTAAAAATTCAGTGATTGATGAATTTGTTGTCTGTGACACTATTCCACTGACACCAGAAATCAAAGCACTCAATAAAGTCCGGATGCTGACACTGTCTGGTATGCTGGCAGAGGCGATTCGTCGTATCAGCAACGAAGAGTCTATCTCCGCGATGTTTGAGCATTAA